The Ammospiza nelsoni isolate bAmmNel1 chromosome 27, bAmmNel1.pri, whole genome shotgun sequence DNA segment AAGCTTAGCATGATTTATGTTTGGTCATGGTccaacaaccaaaacaaaagtcCTTTTCAGAGAGGCCAAACATCCTTAAAGAATCACTGAaccattaaggttggaaaagacctttaagatggagtccaacctttgacctAATCCCATCGTGCCCAGTAAACCATATTGCATATCCActtgttttttgaacacttccaggaatagCAACTcccccactgctctgggcagcctgttccaatgcttaaccactcttacagtgaagaaatttttccgTAAGCACAGAATCATACAATGGCTTGGATTGGAggggacctcaaagcccatctaGTTCCATCCTTTGcaatgggcaggaacaccttcaactagaccaggttgctgcacatcctgtccagcctggccgtGAACACCTCCAATGATATAATAACGTCCAACCTGACAACATTTCCCCTCGCCCTAGAAAGAAAGGGGTGTGACATTTCCCATGAGCCCCTGGAAGGAATGTACCTTATTATCGTTGCCTCCAGAGGCCAGGAGCTGGTGGTCCGTGGACCATTTGAGCCCACAGACCTCCTGCCTGTGTCCCTGGAGCCGGCGCTCCGACTGCAGGGGCGGCGTGCGGATGTCGCGCTGCAGGATCATCCTGTCCCGGCTCCCGGACGACAGCTGGTCCGCGTTCCACGCCAGGGCACCTGCACCAGGGACAGAACCTCAGAGGTGCTCCAGGAGCCACTGATGCTGCAGAACACCTCTGAGGTCACCAAGTCCAACCCTCAACTCAGCACcactgtgacggtgttcacagcGGCTCTTGGATAAGGGAGTCAGATCTTCGTCtcttccatgtttcagaagacttattattttatgatatatattacattaaaactatactaaaagaatagaagaaaggatttcaacagaaggctagctaagaatagaatagcaaagaatgataacaaaggtttgtggctcggctctctgtccgagccagctgggctgtgattggccattaattagaaaaaaacaacacGAGACAATCACAGATTGTCTGTTgcatcacacagcagcagataatcaatatttacatttttcctcctgaggcctctcaacttctcaggaggaaaaatcttaaggaaaggattttccataaaaatgtctgtgacacaccACCGCCACGTTCACCACCAAACCATGTCCTTGAGTGCCACATCCCCATGACTTTTAAACACTTTTCAGGCATGATGACTTCACCACTGCCTGAGGCAGCCAGTTCCCATGATTTGtaaccctttctgtgaagaaattttcccatTATCTAATCTTAACCTCCTGTAGCACAACTTGAGGGCACACCCTCTcatccctgggagcacagcccaacccccacctggctccacCCTCCcgtcaggagttgtgcagagccacaaggtccccctgagcctccttttctccatattgagcccctccagctccctcagttgctTCTGGTGCTTCAGTCTCTTCCCCAGGTCTGTACCCTTCTatggacatgctccagcccctcaaagTCTTTCTTGTTGTGAGAGATCTAAAACTGACTCCAGGGTTCAAGGGGGGAcctcagcagtgctcagcacagagggatggtcactgccctggtcctgctggccacattatcaagtccaacctttccAGTCCTGCAGCAGTTGGTAAGCAAAATGCAGCCATCAGAGCTGCCACGGTTTAAAAAAAAGACCCTAACAAACCTCAAAGCACTCCTTGCAGACCTCCTTTACATCCACTCTCGGGAGTCCTACATCAGGGCACAAATAGAGGTTCCCTGAAAAAACTGACTGCAGGTATTACCAACCTCACTTCACAGTGCAGTAAAGCACAGAAACATCTTGGAATGTGCATGGATTTCCCAAATCTCGCCCCAGAGCTTAGATTCACAACATCTCCGAGTAGAAAAAACCAGCCCTCCAAAAAAGGGAACTGGAAATCTCAGAGTgaagctgccagcagagctgaaacTGGAAGCCAGCAGCAGCGAAGAGATGTTGTAACCAAACCCAAAAAGCCTCAAGCAAGGAGGAAACACCTGCTGCAACACCCAACCACCATCACACCGAGATCAGAACAGCAGAGTTATGGGATGATAATATTTTGAACCTGCTCAAGAGGACAGCAGGGGATAAATATCAATCCTGGTACTCTGAGTTCCCTATTTCCAGCAGATCCCTGGCTAACAAAGTTCCATCAGGAAGAAGTGACCCCTCAGAACCCTCTGCTTCCCCACTCCTTACCAACTCTGGCTGTGTGTCCCTCCAGCATGGAGAGCttctttcctgcagctgcatCCCAGATCTGTACAAAGCCCTTGTGAGTGCCAACGGCCACCAAGTTTCCCTGCACAAACAGAGAGCCAGGatcagcacagccaggaagCACAGGCAGAAAACTGAAAGTTGAGGAGAAGACTTGACATAAATCCCACAAGATGGAAAGCATCCAGAGTTCTTCCATTTGACATGTTTTTCCCTACTGAGAGGCCCAAGCAGCCTGTCTGGAATATATTTATTGTAACATTTTATTGTCAAGAGCTGAAGAAGCAAACTGgctccttctccctcccactCCTCTTAGCAACGCCTGGAGAACCTCAAGATACAAgaggctgctctccatcccctccctttTAGCAGAGAAAAACCAGCTCAGGGAGCTAACTACAGCTATGATGACAATGACTATGTGCCCCATGTGTCAGCTGTCCCTGGTGACAGTGTCATACTGACCCGCTCTGACCAGCCCACGGAGGTCACGGAATCGCCTTCCACAGAGAGGTCGCACAGCCGCGTCACCTTCAGAGAGAGGAACGGGGTAAGGGACGTGGCTTTGTCACACTGGCTGTCCCACAAACCACAGCTGTGCTTGGGATAGAGCGTGACAAGTGCTGAAGCCCTCACACAGCACATTCCATAGCCCCAGAATGCTGGAAAAACCCTGGAAAAACCCTACATCGAGGGGCAATTCAATCTTCAGACGCTCATGACCATTACCTGACTCGTACAAGCACTCCACAGGTAAACACAAGTCCCAAGGCCAACGCTGAGGACGTTAAGAGAGGACCAGTCCACCAGGTTCAGGTAGAAGTcgtcctgcagctctggggcatcCAGCACTTTGAAAGGAATCTTGGAGATTTTCCGAGTTGGTTTTCGAGGTGATCTTAGCAGCTTCTGACTGTTTacaaaaacagataaaaaaacaACTACAGGAATCTGCACATCACAGCAGATGGGAGGCACAGGTGCAGCCACTCTTTATAGAGCACTCTGAAGTTTCTATAGAAATGCAGACACAAAAAGGCTGCACAACCCTTTTTCAGCAGCAAGACTGGAAAGAATTAGGTTCTGCTCCTACAAAGGAGCTATGAAGTAAATTGATTACTGAGAGCTGACCAAGACATGTCAAGCACACAGACAGGGTGGGCATCTGAAGACATTCTCAGAATTTGACTGTTTTATTTACTATCTCTCCAGATTTCCAAACCaaattcacatttattttaGAGTTTCAGGCAGAAGTCCTAGAGAACCCCACTGAACCCTCTGTCCCCTCtatcccagcccttcccttctTTTAGTTTGCAGAGGATCAGTGTTACCTTTTGTTGCTGACAGGAGACAGGGAATAGGGTGAGACCTCGTTGCCATCATCTGGGCTGGAGCGTTTTGTGCTGAGTGAGTACTGCATAAAGAAACACCAGGTGAGGACCCTGCTATGCCCGAGGCCTGGGGCATCACTACCAACGTGCACTGCTGCCAAGCTAATTCCAACATccactttttcctttcccaggtgCTCCAAAACCATACAAAACCCCTCAGCAACACTCCAAGTCCAACAGCCTGATTTGGCCACTCACCACGCTGCCCAAAAGCCTGGCTCACACAGCTTTCCTGccagcacaaacacaggaagCACACTGCTTGCTGCACACTCAGGTTCCCTTTGCAGGCCACATTTGCTCTCAACAGTTTATCTCAGCCAAGCCCCAACACCAactcactgcagagcagccaggcagagccctgtgctctgttCCTGTGCCCCACACACAACCCCCACTGGTGCTAATGCAAGTAACCAACTCACAGTGAAGAGGGATTTCTTCTCTGGGGTGgatggctgcagcctcctgtccTCTGTCTGGGGGTCCTGCACCTTCTCAATCCCTGCTCCCAAGAGTTCATTCTTCAGCAAGGCAGAGTAGGCAAGGCCATCTGTAAACCCaaacaggcacagagcagagagctcagagcaggaataGCAGGGAGTATCAGGATCATGTGTGCCTgacctggagaagggaaggctccagggagaccttagagctccttccagtgcctaaaggagctccaggagagctggagagggacttggggcaggacctggagggacaggacaagggggaatgatttcccactgccagagggcagggatggatgggatcttgggcaggaattgttccctgtgagggtgggcaggccctggcacagggtgcccagagcagctggggctgcccctggatccctggcagtgtccaaggccaggctggacagggctgggagcagcctgggacagtgggaggtgtccctgccatggagggGTGGAAGGAGAGaggctttaaggtcccttccaacccaaaccagtctgggattctgcaACTTGTACTCTCACAGAGTCTCTTAATAAGCCTGGGCCCCCCATTTAGAATCAAGATGTGTAGCAAGTTTCCCCTCCTTCCACTCCTTCAGGAAAGTGATTTCATGACACAGTAAACAAAGGCATAGACTCAGCCTCTTGCATCCAGACACTCATCAAAAGCAGTGAGCTGGTACTCACTCATGATGTGGGCATTTCCCAAAACACCAGCATGAGTTTTGGCATAAGCATGAGAGTGCCAGTATGGCCTTAACCTCCCCAGCAGTttgcactcagagctctgggcactgccaagCAGTAGAAGGGTGATCTCACCTTTGCCAGTGTCTGATGTAGCatcctttgcttttctgttttggcttggtgatttttcattttcctgaaatggagaaatatGCCATCACCATAGAGAAACCTGAGCGTATATGGTGGAACAGCAACTGCAGGGAGCATGGTGTTTGAGAACACACTCAGTGGAACTCTTGTGGGGCAGCAGAAGAGCATGGTGCAGGAGGTAAGCAGAGCAATCATGTCAGCCATAACAAAGGTACCACTCCCTTGGTTCCAAGGCtgagctgtaggagaagggaGCAAAACTTACATTTATTCTGTGGAAGTTGATGCTCCAGTTGGCCCCAGCTCTTGAGGGAATGAATCTGTCACCATGCTTACTAGGAGAAGACATTGGAGAATTGGAAGGTGTCAAGGTTCTTCTTATCTCTGCTAcctgaattaaagaaaaaaagacattgaCCTTACCCTTGTCAAGCCCCAGAGTTGGTTAGTTTGTTAGGCCTCAATTTTTTATGGTACACCTGCAGTTGCTGAGTTTATGTATTAAAAAGGTATTACTGAACTCCACAAAAATATCTTCACCCCTTTTTGCAATCTGAACTGAGGTCATATATTCAAAAGCTCTCTTAAAGTGAAGC contains these protein-coding regions:
- the FZR1 gene encoding fizzy-related protein homolog is translated as MDQDYERRLLRQINIQNENTMPCVAEIRRTLTPSNSPMSSPSKHGDRFIPSRAGANWSINFHRINENEKSPSQNRKAKDATSDTGKDGLAYSALLKNELLGAGIEKVQDPQTEDRRLQPSTPEKKSLFTYSLSTKRSSPDDGNEVSPYSLSPVSNKSQKLLRSPRKPTRKISKIPFKVLDAPELQDDFYLNLVDWSSLNVLSVGLGTCVYLWSACTSQVTRLCDLSVEGDSVTSVGWSERGNLVAVGTHKGFVQIWDAAAGKKLSMLEGHTARVGALAWNADQLSSGSRDRMILQRDIRTPPLQSERRLQGHRQEVCGLKWSTDHQLLASGGNDNKLLVWNHSSLSPVQQYTEHLAAVKAIAWSPHQHGLLASGGGTADRCIRFWNTLTGQPLQCIDTGSQVCNLAWSKHANELVSTHGYSQNQILVWKYPSLTQVAKLTGHSYRVLYLAMSPDGEAIVTGAGDETLRFWNVFSKTRSTKESVSVLNLFTRIR